One segment of Panicum virgatum strain AP13 chromosome 1K, P.virgatum_v5, whole genome shotgun sequence DNA contains the following:
- the LOC120655083 gene encoding serine/arginine repetitive matrix protein 1-like produces MHRGLNCDAAAVSASRRPGFMAPGACPRLRASSWGLGAWQRRPRLLRGLLAGQWAGAVVVGPIHWAVSDSESIQSSVGARRKRLQMDVLNAAKHEREKEDHSHAATLLSTVPPRLSGTAPCAPPAAPRRSPLSAGPRSAHLRGSPRPTRALSTQLPLLRQLGAEDPRSADPRISLLSQPARPSSASSVPSTRAPLSPRAHALPTYAGLLGRPARRRQSPPPPPARRRTPLSALLSPSRGPHRRPHVRRTPATVPNPGRQEIQIVLVFLVREGKKGTGVAGAIPRSPSPPRSYPHCALSSLSTPPEEPGPRNDGGELHHRLLRRIVKRTPGKHSSLIHCSMRGRKASCLPRPSPSPVTTIQAWWLLGPEV; encoded by the exons ATGCACCGAGGCCTCAATTGTGATGCCGCCGCGGTCAGCGCCAGCCGCAGACCTGGATTCATGGCGCCGGGCGCGTGCCCTCGCCTGCGTGCGTCGAGCTGGGGCCTGGGCGCATGGCAGCGGCGCCCTCGGTTGCTACGCGGCCTCCTCGCTGGGCAGTGGGCAGGCGCGGTGGTTGTTGGTCCCATTCATTGGGCGGTCTCCGACTCCGAGAGTATTCAAAGCAGCGTAG GCGCTCGCAGGAAGCGGCTGCAAATGGATGTCCTGAAT gctgccaaacacgagcgagaGAAGGAAGATCATTCCCACGCGGCCACGCTTCTCTCGACGGTTCCTCCTCGCCTCTCCGGCACCGCCCCATGCGCCCCTCCCGCGGCTCCCCGTCGCTCCCCTCTCTCCGCTGGCCCGCGCTCCGCACACCTACGCGGGTCTCctag GCCGACCCGCGCGCTGTCGACCCAATTGCCCCTCCTCCGCCAGCTCGGCGCCGAGGACCCGCGCTCCGCCGATCCGCGCATCTCCCTCCTCAGCCAGcccgcgcgcccctcctccgccagcTCAGTGCCGTCGACCCGCGCGCCCCTCTCGCCTCGCGCCCACGCTCTGCCGACCTACGCGGGTCTCCTCGGCCGACCCGCGCGCCGTCGACAatcgccccctcctccgccagctcgccgccgcacgcccctCTCCGCGCTCCTCTCTCCGTCCCGAGGCCCTCACCGTCGACCCCACGTTCGCCGGACTCCTGCTACTGTGCCGAATCCAGGACGTCAG GAGATCCAGATAGTGCTCGTGTTCCTCGTGCGAGAAGGGAAGAAAGGGACCGGCGTTGCGGGTGCCATCCCACGCTCACCGTCACCTCCGCGCTCCTACCCCCACTGCGCACTGTCGTCGCTGTCCACTCCGCCCGAAGAACCCGGCCCACGCAACGACGGAGgggagctccaccaccgcctcctccgccgg ATTGTAAAGAGGACACCTGGGAAACATTCATCGCTGATTCACTGCTCTATGAG AGGAAGAAAAGCGTCATGCCTTCCTcgcccctcgccgtcgcctgTAACAACAATTCAAGCATGGTGGCTGTTAGGGCCTGAAGTCTGA